GTGAAGGCGTTCTTCATCGGCCTGATGCAGTTCGACTGGCAGCCGCTGCCGACCGAACCGCTCCTGCTCCTCCACCTGGCGCTGGTCGCCCTACTGATGATGGTCTTCCCGTTCAGCAAGCTGCTGCACGCCGCCGGGGTGTTCTTCAGCCCCACCCGCAATCAGCCGGACAACCCGCGGGAGCGCCGGCATACCGCCCCGTGGGCACGCGCCCTGGAGCAGGAAGCCACCCACCAACCGCACGAGTGAGGATGCCGTGAGCCAGGATCCCTTCCAAGTGCCGCCCCTTGCCGCGGACCCCGAGGCCAACGGCCCGCCGCGCATGGAGAACGAGGCGACCGGGCACGTGCGCCCGCACCCGGCAAGCAGCGATCACCAGGAGGCGCTCGGCTTCCCGGGCGAGATCCCGGAGGACTGGCAGGAGCGCGCCCTGGCGCGCATGGAGACCCTGCTCGAGCGCAACCGCTCGCTGCGCGTCTACATGGACGCCTGCGTGCGCTGCGGTGCCTGCACCGACAAATGCCACTTCTACCTGGGCACCACCGATCCGCGGAATATGCCAGTGGCACGCCAGGACCTGATGCGCGATGTCTACCGCCGCCACTTCACGGCGGCCGGCCGCAACTTCCCGGGTCTGGTCCGCGGCCGCGAGCTCACCCGCGAGGTCATGGAGGCGTGGTTCACCTACTTCCATCAGTGCTCGCAGTGCCGGCGCTGCTCGGTCTTCTGCCCCTACGGCATCGACACCGCGGAGATCTCCATGGCGGCCCGGGAGATCCTCGACGCCGCCGGCTTCGGCCAGAAGTACACCAACGAGATCATCGGCAAGGTCCACAAGGTCGGCAACAACCTCGGCCTCCCCGGCCCAGCCCTCGAGGACACCCTCGAGGGCCTGGAGGAGGATCTCAAGGACGACACCGGTCACGACATCCGCATCCCGCTCGATCAGGAGGGCGCGGACATCCTCCTGGTCACACCGTCGGCGGACTTCTTCGCCGAGCCCCACGTCGACGGCCTGATGGGCTACGCGAAGGTCCTTCACCAGGCCGGCCTCTCCTGGACGCTGAGTTCCTACGCCTCGGAGGCGGCCAACTTCGGCATGTTCATCGGCAGCTACGAGCAGATGAAGCAGATCGCCGAGCGCATCCGCAAGGCCGCCGTGGACCTGGGTGTCAAACGCATCGTGGTCGGCGAGTGCGGCCACGCCTGGCGCGTTGCGTACAGCTTCTGGAACACCCTGGCTGGCATCGGCCGCGGGGCGGATGCCGACGACACCTACGCGCGGGCGCTGCAGCGCCAGCTCGATCCGCGCTACCCGGTACCGCAGCACATCTGCGAGCTGACCCAGGACCTGGTAGACAGCGGCGCCATCCGCCTCGACCCGGAGGCCAACAGCCACTACGGCGGCGTCACCTTCCACGACTCCTGCAACGTCGCCCGGGCCTCCCGCATGGGTCAGCGCCCCGGGGGGCAGCTGGAGATCCCCCGCCGTCTGCTGCGCGCCAGCGTGCACAACTTCCGGGACATGGCCGACGCCACCATCGGCGACGAGACCTTCTGCTGCGGCGGCGGGGGCGGGCTGCTCACCGATGAACTCATGGAGCTGCGCGTCAAGGGCGCGCAGCCCCGCGTCTCCGCACTGCGCGAGACCATGGACGAGCACGGGGTCGACCGCATGGTGGCCATCTGCGCCATCTGCAAGGCCCAGTTCAGCAAGGTCCTGCCGTATTACGACATCCCGCGCGAGACCGTCATCAGCCTCCACGAGGTGGTGGGCAACGCGGTGCGGCTGGACCGCAGCGAGGCTTAAGCCGGCGCTGGGCCCGCGGGCCCCGGCCGAATAACGAGGGAGAGAGTCATGGCGACCCACGCGGAAGAGATCCCCTTTACGTTCCGTCGCTACCGCGACGGCGACGACCGGCAGCGCGCCTGGCGCGAGCAGATCTTCAAGGCGGACACGTCCCA
The nucleotide sequence above comes from Halorhodospira halophila. Encoded proteins:
- the dsrK gene encoding sulfate reduction electron transfer complex DsrMKJOP subunit DsrK, with the translated sequence MSQDPFQVPPLAADPEANGPPRMENEATGHVRPHPASSDHQEALGFPGEIPEDWQERALARMETLLERNRSLRVYMDACVRCGACTDKCHFYLGTTDPRNMPVARQDLMRDVYRRHFTAAGRNFPGLVRGRELTREVMEAWFTYFHQCSQCRRCSVFCPYGIDTAEISMAAREILDAAGFGQKYTNEIIGKVHKVGNNLGLPGPALEDTLEGLEEDLKDDTGHDIRIPLDQEGADILLVTPSADFFAEPHVDGLMGYAKVLHQAGLSWTLSSYASEAANFGMFIGSYEQMKQIAERIRKAAVDLGVKRIVVGECGHAWRVAYSFWNTLAGIGRGADADDTYARALQRQLDPRYPVPQHICELTQDLVDSGAIRLDPEANSHYGGVTFHDSCNVARASRMGQRPGGQLEIPRRLLRASVHNFRDMADATIGDETFCCGGGGGLLTDELMELRVKGAQPRVSALRETMDEHGVDRMVAICAICKAQFSKVLPYYDIPRETVISLHEVVGNAVRLDRSEA